A window of the Alkalibaculum bacchi genome harbors these coding sequences:
- a CDS encoding fructose-1,6-bisphosphatase gives MNRFTSKQIQDNKNYLELLSQKFPCIGIAASEVINLKAIMNLPKGTEHFLTDIHGEHEAFNHVMRNASGVVKRKITDVLGKTLSESDIQELATLIYYPDEKLQQVKSLEKNLGDWYKITIYRLVQVCRDASSKYTRSKVRKALPPSFAYIMEELLHENENRFNKKDYYNEIINAIVSLDQADEFIIEISSVIQRLTIDHLHIIGDIYDRGSGSHIVMDTLMEHHSLDIQWGNHDILWMGAAAGDLSCIANVVRICLRYSNMDILEDGYGINLLPLATLALEMYSDDSCKNFIPKVNSTEVFTDSDMQLLSKMHKAISIIQFKLEHQLVLSHPEFEIEDRLLLDKIDYKASIIKINGVDYELNDSNFPTIDSKEVWKLSLDEERVIQKLRSSFTLSERLQKHVRFLLSKGSIYLNYNGNLLFHASLPMNKDGSFKEVKINNKYYKSRELLDKLDQYVREAYFGDGQSNIGPEIFWYLWCHKDSPLFGKNKMATFERYLVVNKSTHKEVYTPYYNLISDEKIAKKILIEFGLDPDQGHIINGHVPVKSKDGESPIKANGRLLVIDGGFARAYQKTTGIAGYTLIYNSYGLQLASHEPFESVEKAVNDGKDIRSTIRVIEKVLDRKKVADTDVGLSLSKRIYYLEMLISAYRSGSLKERL, from the coding sequence ATGAACAGGTTTACTAGTAAACAAATCCAAGATAATAAAAATTACTTAGAACTCTTATCTCAAAAATTCCCCTGCATTGGAATAGCGGCTTCTGAAGTTATTAATTTAAAAGCTATTATGAATTTACCAAAAGGGACAGAGCATTTTCTTACTGACATTCATGGTGAGCATGAAGCCTTTAATCATGTCATGCGGAATGCTTCAGGCGTGGTGAAAAGAAAAATAACAGATGTACTTGGAAAAACCCTATCTGAATCAGACATACAAGAGCTCGCTACACTGATATATTATCCTGACGAAAAATTACAACAAGTAAAATCTCTAGAGAAAAACCTGGGCGACTGGTACAAAATCACCATTTACAGATTGGTACAGGTTTGCAGGGATGCATCATCTAAATACACTCGTTCAAAGGTAAGAAAAGCACTCCCCCCTTCTTTTGCTTATATCATGGAGGAATTATTACACGAGAATGAAAACCGTTTCAACAAAAAAGACTACTATAACGAGATCATCAATGCTATCGTCTCCTTAGATCAGGCCGATGAATTTATCATAGAGATTTCTTCCGTTATTCAAAGACTGACCATTGATCACTTACATATTATTGGAGATATTTACGATAGAGGCTCTGGTTCTCATATTGTCATGGACACTTTAATGGAGCATCACTCCTTAGACATACAATGGGGAAATCATGATATTCTCTGGATGGGAGCTGCCGCAGGGGACTTATCATGTATTGCCAATGTGGTACGCATATGTCTACGCTACTCAAATATGGATATTTTAGAAGACGGGTATGGAATTAATTTATTGCCACTGGCAACTCTCGCATTAGAGATGTATTCTGACGATTCATGCAAAAACTTCATTCCCAAAGTAAATAGCACAGAAGTTTTTACAGATTCTGATATGCAGTTATTATCAAAGATGCACAAGGCCATTTCCATTATTCAGTTTAAATTGGAACATCAATTAGTCCTCTCACATCCTGAATTTGAAATAGAAGACAGACTTCTCTTAGATAAAATCGATTATAAGGCTAGTATCATCAAAATAAACGGAGTAGATTACGAGCTAAATGATAGCAATTTCCCAACTATAGATTCTAAAGAAGTGTGGAAACTTTCTTTAGACGAAGAGCGAGTAATACAAAAACTTCGTTCTTCTTTTACTCTGTCTGAACGATTGCAAAAACATGTACGCTTTTTGCTATCTAAAGGAAGTATTTATTTAAATTACAATGGCAATCTGCTCTTTCATGCTTCTTTACCCATGAATAAAGACGGCAGTTTCAAAGAAGTAAAAATCAACAATAAGTACTACAAAAGCCGAGAACTCTTAGATAAATTAGATCAATACGTGAGAGAAGCTTATTTTGGAGACGGACAAAGTAATATAGGACCCGAAATTTTTTGGTATCTATGGTGTCATAAAGATTCCCCTCTCTTTGGCAAGAATAAGATGGCTACTTTTGAACGGTATCTTGTCGTGAATAAAAGCACTCATAAAGAAGTATACACTCCTTATTATAATTTAATCTCTGATGAAAAAATCGCAAAAAAAATTTTAATTGAGTTTGGCTTAGATCCAGATCAAGGACATATTATCAATGGTCATGTGCCTGTAAAATCTAAGGATGGAGAAAGCCCTATAAAGGCCAATGGAAGGCTTTTAGTCATAGACGGTGGTTTTGCTCGTGCTTATCAAAAGACAACAGGTATTGCTGGATATACTTTGATTTATAATTCTTATGGATTGCAGCTTGCAAGCCATGAGCCCTTCGAATCCGTTGAAAAAGCCGTCAATGATGGCAAGGACATCCGTTCGACTATTAGGGTTATCGAAAAGGTATTAGATCGAAAAAAAGTTGCAGATACAGATGTAGGTTTAAGCTTGAGCAAGCGAATATACTATTTAGAGATGTTGATCAGCGCTTACCGTAGTGGAAGCCTAAAAGAAAGACTGTAG
- a CDS encoding uracil-DNA glycosylase, protein MAVTFENDWNQLLKGEFEKEYYVRLHHTLKNEYKTQRIYPDMYDIFNALHYTAYKDVKVVILGQDPYHGPGQAHGLSFSVKPDVSIPPSLMNIYKELHDDLGCLIPNHGYLKKWSDQGILLLNAVLTVRAGSPASHQKLGWEIFTDEIIQLVNQKKDSVVFILWGKFAQSKEMYIDNPHHKIIKSPHPSPFSANKGFFGSKPFSKANDFLINMEKAPIDWQIDPI, encoded by the coding sequence ATGGCAGTTACCTTTGAAAATGATTGGAATCAACTACTTAAAGGCGAATTTGAAAAAGAGTATTATGTACGTCTACATCATACCTTAAAAAACGAGTACAAGACTCAAAGGATTTACCCTGATATGTACGATATCTTTAATGCCCTTCACTATACTGCTTATAAAGATGTAAAAGTAGTTATTTTAGGACAAGATCCTTATCATGGTCCAGGACAGGCTCATGGTCTATCTTTTTCAGTAAAACCCGATGTATCTATACCACCTTCTCTTATGAATATTTATAAAGAACTTCATGATGATTTAGGTTGCTTGATACCAAATCACGGTTACTTAAAGAAATGGTCTGATCAAGGAATCCTCTTGTTAAATGCAGTGCTTACTGTAAGAGCAGGTTCACCAGCCTCTCACCAAAAACTAGGGTGGGAAATCTTTACGGATGAGATCATACAATTAGTGAATCAAAAGAAAGATTCTGTCGTCTTTATCTTGTGGGGGAAATTTGCTCAATCAAAAGAAATGTATATTGATAACCCTCACCATAAGATTATTAAATCCCCTCACCCAAGCCCTTTTTCTGCTAATAAGGGTTTTTTCGGAAGTAAACCCTTCTCAAAAGCAAATGATTTCCTAATAAATATGGAAAAAGCACCAATTGACTGGCAAATAGACCCTATATGA
- a CDS encoding molybdopterin-dependent oxidoreductase: MSLIRLNINGKEVTGIDGQTILQIAQENNIEIPTLCYDERVKIYGSCGLCVVEVEGIPKLLRSCATLASNGMVVNTNSDKIRLSRKTALDLLLSDHVGDCKAPCVRACPGETDCQGYVGLIANGEHIEALKLIKEQLPLPGSIGRVCPHPCEDACRRQLVEEPISIAHLKRFVADQDMFNEEMFIPELEPKTGKKVGVIGGGPAGLTAAYYLTQKGHDVTIYDQMPEMGGMLRYGIPQYRLPKDIIDEEVAVIEKMGAKLVNNVKIGKDITFDYIRENNDAVFVGVGAWTSSAMRCKGEDAEGVIGGIDFLRKAMLNEDLVIGEKVAVVGGGNTAMDACRTAVRLGAKEVYVLYRRTKEEMPAEEIEIIEGEEEGVTFKFLVSPIEIISENGKAKQVRLQKMELGEPDASGRRKPVPIEGAEEVLDVDLVIAAIGQGSNLAGLEAIETTSRGTIAADENSFQTSIPGVFAGGDVTNKGAGIAIQAIGDAKKAANVIDKYLAGEIVPYVKPYYVIRDDEITEEDFADRPKMPRSKIKHVSGEDRKGNFEEINFGYTEEEAIEDAKRCLECGCHDVFECKLFHYANEYDVEPARIAGEVHHREEDDNHPFIVRNSDKCILCGLCVRVCSEVMDNEALGLIDRGFDTVVKPAFGLALKDTNCISCGQCVSVCPTGALQERLQLEKSVPVETNTTSTICAHCSVGCNINLETRGEMIYRAIPDKESKVDNGLLCAKGRFGFDTVQKDKRILSPMVRKEGNLVEVEWEEAIRFAAKKMQSLSMMYGSESVAVSVSDRNTNEEIYMIKKIAEEGLGTKNITSFNRVYGGIKDVLGYDASTNTFDELYSTETIVLLGSDIMEDHPILGVKIKDAVAKGVQLLVVNPFVSHADEWAKNKICVENNIDFLKQVAKELIERGSAPANTAGMDELKASLNTVTVSKEAKEFVDIYTKAKKAIIVFDQNALSADSAKMIANIAVLAGHIGKARAGIIQLKPKNNSQGLADIGINADCTIIEEGIKGGIIKGMMIFGEDVPNVDLSNLEFLMVQDMYLTETAKKADVVLPSASYAESKGTFTNAERRIQTLKVAIPSLTGEENWVDLCDLAAALGLKINYSSVDDITEELTRNVPGYYGFTACVDGTSFWPIGEGNVLYTNGYNFPCGKAQLQVVEDGKLLDKVESTDAHGKMFKEVLKENGII; encoded by the coding sequence ATGTCTTTGATACGTTTAAATATAAATGGAAAAGAAGTAACTGGCATAGATGGTCAAACGATTTTACAAATTGCACAAGAAAACAATATCGAAATACCGACACTTTGCTACGATGAAAGAGTAAAAATATACGGCTCTTGTGGTCTTTGTGTAGTTGAAGTAGAAGGAATTCCAAAACTATTAAGATCTTGTGCAACTTTAGCAAGCAATGGAATGGTAGTCAACACAAATTCAGATAAAATTAGACTATCGAGAAAAACAGCTTTAGACCTATTATTATCTGACCACGTAGGAGACTGTAAAGCACCATGTGTTCGAGCATGTCCAGGAGAAACAGATTGTCAGGGTTATGTTGGGTTGATTGCTAACGGAGAGCACATTGAAGCGCTAAAATTAATAAAAGAACAATTGCCTTTACCAGGCAGCATTGGTCGAGTATGTCCACATCCTTGTGAAGATGCATGTAGAAGACAATTAGTTGAAGAACCTATTTCAATTGCACACTTAAAGAGATTTGTAGCAGATCAAGATATGTTTAATGAGGAAATGTTCATTCCAGAGTTAGAGCCTAAAACAGGCAAAAAAGTAGGCGTTATAGGTGGTGGCCCCGCAGGATTAACAGCAGCTTACTACTTAACTCAAAAGGGACATGATGTAACGATTTACGATCAAATGCCTGAAATGGGTGGAATGCTTAGATATGGTATTCCTCAATACAGATTGCCAAAAGATATTATAGATGAAGAAGTTGCTGTTATTGAAAAAATGGGAGCAAAACTCGTTAATAATGTGAAAATAGGAAAAGATATTACATTTGACTACATAAGAGAAAACAACGATGCAGTATTTGTAGGCGTTGGAGCATGGACTAGCTCTGCTATGAGATGTAAAGGTGAAGATGCTGAAGGTGTAATTGGCGGTATTGACTTCTTAAGAAAAGCAATGTTAAATGAAGACCTAGTAATAGGTGAAAAAGTAGCTGTAGTAGGTGGCGGAAACACTGCTATGGATGCTTGTAGAACAGCTGTTAGACTTGGTGCAAAAGAAGTTTACGTACTATATAGAAGAACGAAAGAAGAAATGCCTGCTGAAGAAATTGAAATCATAGAAGGTGAAGAAGAAGGCGTAACATTTAAGTTCCTCGTAAGCCCTATAGAAATCATTTCGGAAAATGGCAAAGCAAAACAAGTTCGACTTCAAAAGATGGAACTTGGAGAGCCAGATGCAAGTGGTAGAAGAAAACCTGTTCCAATAGAAGGAGCAGAAGAAGTATTAGATGTAGATTTAGTTATTGCAGCTATAGGTCAAGGCTCTAATTTAGCCGGCTTAGAAGCAATAGAAACTACTTCTAGAGGAACCATTGCTGCAGATGAAAACTCTTTCCAAACAAGCATTCCAGGGGTGTTTGCAGGTGGAGATGTAACGAACAAAGGTGCAGGTATTGCAATTCAAGCTATTGGAGATGCAAAAAAAGCGGCTAATGTTATAGACAAATATCTAGCGGGTGAAATCGTACCTTATGTAAAACCATACTATGTCATTAGAGACGATGAAATAACAGAAGAAGACTTTGCTGATCGTCCAAAAATGCCTAGATCAAAAATCAAACACGTAAGTGGCGAAGATCGAAAAGGCAATTTTGAAGAGATTAACTTCGGTTACACAGAAGAAGAAGCCATAGAAGATGCTAAGAGATGTTTAGAATGTGGATGCCACGATGTATTTGAATGTAAATTATTCCACTATGCAAATGAGTACGATGTAGAGCCAGCTCGAATCGCAGGGGAAGTACATCACAGAGAAGAGGATGATAATCATCCATTCATCGTTCGAAATAGCGACAAATGTATTTTATGTGGATTATGTGTAAGAGTGTGTTCAGAAGTTATGGACAATGAAGCACTTGGCTTAATTGATAGAGGCTTTGATACAGTTGTAAAACCAGCTTTTGGTTTAGCTTTAAAAGATACAAACTGTATTTCTTGTGGTCAATGCGTAAGCGTGTGTCCAACAGGAGCATTACAAGAAAGACTTCAACTTGAAAAATCCGTTCCAGTTGAAACAAATACAACTTCAACAATATGTGCACATTGTAGCGTAGGTTGTAATATCAATCTTGAGACAAGAGGCGAAATGATCTACAGAGCAATCCCAGACAAAGAAAGCAAAGTAGACAATGGATTATTATGTGCTAAAGGTCGATTTGGTTTTGATACAGTTCAAAAAGACAAAAGAATTCTTAGTCCAATGGTTCGAAAAGAAGGTAATTTAGTAGAAGTAGAATGGGAAGAAGCAATTCGATTTGCTGCTAAGAAAATGCAAAGCTTGTCCATGATGTACGGTTCAGAATCTGTAGCAGTATCTGTATCTGATCGAAATACCAATGAAGAAATCTACATGATTAAGAAAATAGCTGAAGAAGGATTAGGTACAAAGAATATTACTTCCTTCAACCGAGTATACGGAGGGATCAAAGATGTATTAGGATATGATGCCTCAACAAACACATTTGATGAGTTATACTCTACAGAGACTATTGTATTATTAGGATCTGACATTATGGAAGACCATCCAATCCTAGGTGTTAAGATTAAAGATGCTGTGGCAAAAGGTGTTCAATTATTAGTAGTCAATCCTTTTGTATCTCATGCTGATGAATGGGCAAAAAATAAAATTTGTGTAGAAAACAATATAGATTTCTTAAAACAAGTAGCTAAAGAGCTTATTGAAAGAGGCAGTGCACCTGCAAATACAGCTGGTATGGATGAATTAAAAGCTAGCTTAAATACTGTGACTGTAAGTAAAGAAGCAAAAGAATTTGTTGATATCTATACAAAAGCGAAAAAAGCGATTATTGTATTTGATCAAAATGCTTTAAGTGCTGATAGCGCTAAGATGATCGCTAATATTGCGGTATTGGCGGGACATATTGGCAAAGCAAGAGCAGGTATCATCCAATTAAAACCAAAGAACAATAGCCAAGGTTTGGCGGATATTGGAATTAACGCAGATTGCACGATCATAGAAGAAGGAATTAAAGGCGGAATCATCAAAGGTATGATGATCTTTGGTGAAGATGTACCGAATGTAGACTTAAGCAATTTAGAATTCTTAATGGTTCAAGATATGTACTTGACTGAAACTGCTAAAAAAGCAGATGTGGTACTTCCATCTGCAAGTTATGCAGAATCAAAAGGTACTTTTACGAATGCGGAAAGAAGAATTCAAACATTAAAAGTTGCTATTCCATCTTTAACTGGTGAAGAAAACTGGGTTGATTTATGTGATTTAGCAGCAGCATTAGGACTTAAAATCAACTACAGTAGCGTAGATGACATCACAGAAGAGTTAACAAGAAATGTTCCAGGGTACTATGGTTTTACTGCCTGTGTAGATGGAACGAGCTTCTGGCCAATTGGAGAAGGTAATGTTCTTTATACAAATGGATATAACTTCCCATGTGGAAAGGCACAGCTACAAGTTGTAGAAGACGGAAAACTTCTTGACAAAGTAGAAAGCACGGATGCTCATGGAAAGATGTTTAAAGAAGTATTAAAAGAAAATGGAATAATCTAA
- the nuoF gene encoding NADH-quinone oxidoreductase subunit NuoF: MKIIVGYGSCGIAAGAGKVYKALEKRIKEDNLQMDLDIAGCNGMCYLEPIVDVYDDEGNKKTYVQVTPERIDDIINNLQDSDLIISEDEVARRSKIVKVATAKCGVINPEKIEEYIENNGYEAIKKCITEMAPEDVIEEIKLSGLRGRGGAGFPTWFKWNAALQSKATPKYMVCNADEGDPGAFMDRSVLEGDPHNLIEGMMIGAYAIGAEEGVVYVRAEYPLAIVRLQNAIDQAREKGILGKNIFGSNFSFDLRIKAGAGAFVCGEETALIASLEGERGMPRLKPPFPAQKGYWNLPTNINNVETFANIPWIMYNGGDKYAAMGTEDSKGTKVFALTGKIKNGGLVEVPMGMSIKEIIYELGGGILNDKEFKAVQMGGPSGGCIPASIIDTKVDYKSLAATGAIMGSGGMVVMDETTCMVDMARFFLDFTQKESCGKCIHCRIGTTRMLEILTRITEGNGKEGDIELLEELATQIKAGSLCGLGQTAPNPVLSTIRYFRDEYEAHIRDHKCPAKQCSNLLTYEIIDECIGCGVCKRNCPVEAITGEKKEKHEINQEICIKCGKCYQACKFDAITVD, encoded by the coding sequence ATGAAAATCATTGTAGGATATGGTAGCTGTGGTATTGCTGCAGGCGCTGGTAAAGTATATAAAGCTTTAGAAAAGAGAATCAAAGAAGATAATCTTCAAATGGATCTAGATATAGCAGGTTGTAATGGTATGTGTTACTTAGAGCCAATCGTAGACGTTTACGATGATGAAGGAAACAAAAAAACATATGTACAAGTTACTCCTGAGAGAATTGATGACATTATAAACAATCTCCAAGACTCAGATCTAATTATTTCAGAAGATGAAGTAGCTAGAAGATCTAAGATCGTAAAAGTTGCAACTGCAAAATGTGGAGTAATTAATCCAGAAAAAATCGAAGAATACATAGAAAATAATGGCTACGAGGCCATAAAAAAATGCATTACAGAGATGGCACCAGAAGATGTTATTGAAGAAATAAAATTATCAGGTTTAAGAGGTAGAGGAGGAGCAGGTTTCCCTACTTGGTTCAAATGGAATGCTGCCCTACAATCAAAGGCAACACCTAAGTACATGGTATGTAATGCAGACGAAGGAGATCCAGGTGCATTCATGGATAGAAGTGTACTAGAAGGAGATCCTCATAACTTAATTGAAGGTATGATGATTGGTGCATATGCTATAGGTGCTGAAGAAGGCGTTGTATATGTACGAGCTGAGTATCCTCTTGCGATTGTCCGTTTACAAAATGCAATAGATCAAGCTAGAGAAAAAGGCATCCTAGGAAAGAACATCTTTGGCAGCAATTTCTCTTTTGACCTAAGAATCAAAGCAGGTGCAGGAGCTTTCGTATGTGGAGAAGAAACTGCATTAATTGCATCTCTTGAGGGTGAAAGAGGTATGCCTAGATTAAAACCTCCATTCCCTGCTCAAAAGGGATACTGGAATCTTCCAACGAATATTAACAATGTTGAGACTTTTGCTAATATTCCATGGATTATGTACAATGGTGGAGATAAATACGCTGCTATGGGAACAGAAGATAGCAAGGGAACAAAAGTATTTGCTTTAACAGGTAAAATTAAAAATGGTGGACTTGTTGAGGTTCCTATGGGAATGTCAATCAAAGAAATCATCTATGAACTTGGTGGTGGAATACTAAACGACAAAGAATTTAAAGCGGTACAAATGGGTGGACCATCTGGTGGATGTATCCCTGCAAGCATAATTGATACAAAAGTAGATTATAAATCCCTAGCAGCTACAGGAGCAATTATGGGCTCAGGTGGTATGGTTGTTATGGATGAAACTACTTGTATGGTAGATATGGCTAGATTCTTCCTAGACTTTACTCAAAAGGAATCTTGTGGAAAGTGTATTCACTGTAGAATCGGTACTACAAGAATGTTAGAGATTTTAACTCGAATCACAGAAGGAAATGGAAAAGAAGGCGATATCGAGCTATTAGAAGAATTAGCTACGCAAATTAAAGCAGGTTCTTTATGTGGTCTTGGTCAAACAGCTCCAAATCCAGTATTAAGTACAATTCGATATTTTAGAGATGAATATGAAGCTCATATTCGCGACCATAAATGTCCTGCTAAGCAATGCTCAAATCTTTTAACTTATGAAATAATAGATGAATGTATTGGTTGTGGCGTTTGTAAGAGAAATTGTCCAGTAGAAGCTATTACGGGTGAAAAGAAAGAAAAACACGAAATCAATCAAGAAATCTGTATTAAGTGCGGAAAATGTTATCAAGCATGTAAGTTTGACGCAATTACAGTCGATTAG
- a CDS encoding DEAD/DEAH box helicase gives MEIKKFEDIKCSDEIKKAVDAMGFEEMTPIQQLTMPLIMEGKDVVGQAQTGTGKTAAFGIPLLDIVDPNNKSTQALILCPTRELALQVSEEIAKLAKYKHGIKIAPIYGGQSIDRQINALKRGVQIVIGTPGRVIDHINRRTLKLKDLKLFVLDEADEMLNMGFREDIETILESVDHERQTLLFSATMPKAILEIINKYQKDPEIVKVVHKELTTPNVEQLYIEVKEQDKIEVLTRLIDVYNPKLSIIFCNTKRKVDDVTDLIQSRGYSADKIHGDMKQQVRSNVISKFKRGDIEILVATDVAARGLDIDDVEIVFNYDMPSHEEYYVHRIGRTGRAGKNGTAFTFVTSRDYYLLKNVMNYTKKKINRHPIPSISDIENIKTQIFINKLKNTIGEGGLSKYINILDKMMETEDFQSIEVAAAMLKMELELPEKDVIEPVQFNKGSRRDQGSQKGGRRRRGDEHMARMFINVGRNKKIQPGDVVKSIASETSMSGSNIGHIDIFDNYTFVDIPEEYADEVLEIMRKGTIKGNKVVIERAQGKKPKRRVRTK, from the coding sequence ATGGAAATAAAAAAATTTGAAGACATAAAGTGTAGCGACGAGATAAAAAAAGCAGTTGATGCAATGGGCTTTGAGGAAATGACTCCGATTCAACAATTGACGATGCCTTTGATTATGGAAGGTAAGGATGTTGTAGGACAAGCTCAAACAGGTACTGGTAAAACTGCGGCTTTTGGTATACCTCTTTTAGATATAGTAGACCCAAATAATAAAAGTACACAAGCTCTTATCTTATGCCCTACTAGAGAGCTTGCATTACAGGTCTCAGAAGAAATTGCAAAGCTTGCAAAGTATAAACACGGTATTAAGATTGCACCAATTTATGGAGGTCAATCTATTGATCGCCAAATCAATGCATTAAAAAGAGGAGTACAAATTGTCATTGGTACTCCAGGTAGGGTTATCGACCATATCAATAGAAGGACGTTAAAGTTAAAGGATTTGAAATTGTTCGTATTAGATGAGGCCGATGAAATGCTTAATATGGGTTTTAGAGAAGATATAGAGACGATTTTGGAAAGTGTAGACCACGAAAGACAAACGCTTCTTTTTTCTGCTACTATGCCTAAGGCAATATTAGAAATTATCAATAAGTATCAAAAGGATCCAGAGATTGTAAAAGTAGTGCATAAAGAGTTGACTACGCCAAATGTAGAGCAATTATATATAGAGGTAAAAGAACAGGACAAAATAGAAGTTCTTACAAGATTAATAGATGTTTACAACCCTAAATTATCGATTATCTTCTGCAATACAAAGAGAAAAGTAGATGATGTGACAGACCTTATTCAATCAAGAGGTTATAGCGCTGATAAGATTCATGGAGATATGAAGCAACAGGTGAGAAGTAATGTAATCAGCAAGTTCAAAAGAGGAGATATCGAGATTTTAGTAGCTACTGATGTAGCAGCTAGAGGATTAGATATTGACGATGTAGAAATTGTATTTAATTACGATATGCCAAGCCATGAAGAATACTATGTTCATAGGATTGGTAGAACAGGTAGAGCTGGTAAAAATGGAACGGCCTTTACTTTTGTAACTTCTAGGGATTATTATTTGCTAAAGAATGTTATGAATTATACTAAGAAGAAAATCAATCGACATCCTATACCAAGTATAAGCGATATTGAAAATATCAAGACGCAAATATTTATTAATAAATTAAAAAATACCATCGGAGAAGGTGGATTATCTAAATACATTAATATTCTAGATAAAATGATGGAGACAGAAGATTTTCAATCCATAGAAGTAGCGGCGGCAATGCTCAAGATGGAATTAGAACTGCCAGAAAAAGATGTGATTGAGCCAGTTCAATTTAATAAAGGTAGCCGAAGAGATCAAGGATCTCAAAAAGGTGGTAGGAGAAGAAGAGGTGATGAACATATGGCAAGAATGTTTATCAATGTAGGAAGAAACAAAAAAATTCAACCGGGAGATGTAGTAAAGTCTATCGCCTCTGAGACAAGTATGAGTGGCAGCAATATAGGTCATATTGATATCTTTGATAATTATACATTTGTAGATATCCCTGAAGAATACGCTGACGAAGTACTAGAAATTATGAGAAAAGGAACTATAAAGGGCAATAAAGTCGTCATTGAAAGAGCTCAAGGCAAAAAGCCAAAAAGAAGAGTACGTACAAAATAG